CCCAAAACTCACACTTTTCTTCTCACCTACACAATCCAACTTTCGACAGCGTATTTATTCGCCTTCGGCAACATGGTTACTTCTCAGTAACTTATCTTACACTCAACTCGACTCGCCTTTGGCTTTACCTTCGCCTTCGTCTTTTCATTCATTCTCGGACTTTTCTACCTGTGTTGTGTATATGTAGGCACCTAGGTAGCTATGCCACACTACATTAACTCGCGCTTTAAAGAATTCAGCCATTGTCAGCTGCGAGCTGTGAGCTGTCTAACTTTAACCAGACCTCAAACTTTACCGTCTTGCATTCATCAATCCTATCCTATTTTCTTTTTACGCTTAGGTCATGCTTCTAATCATTTAAGtcttacatacacacacacacacacacatacatataaagATATCTTAAAGTCTATTGAGCTATCGATTATCTGGGTCTTGGCATCAACATCAATGCAATCAACCAACAACAGGAAATACAATAGCCTTCAAGGACTTGTTTTCTCtcttactttattttttttttttttaactgtccaACATTTTATGAATTGAGCTGAAGAATATCAGGTAGGTCATGCACGTTATATCAAGTAGCCAGAGCACGCACTTGaattacgtaattttatttttatttttttttctttaaagtcACCAGATGTTTTTTATGACACATTGTACAGCTAAACTACTTCTGGTAGTGCTACTGCTGCtgctattattataattcattgTATATTTCCTGGATTCTGATGTTTAATACGTCATACGTAGCATATACTTGCGGTCGTCAACGTATGGTAGTTATACTGTgttattatgaaatataaaataacactggtacatatatgtatatgtatatatgatgTATTCTGGCACACTCGTGGTCAGCTAATATATTTAACACGTGGGCGGATGACTGCTGTGTGTGATCGATCAGCCCACGGAGTTTCCAGTTAATTTCCAGATGGACCGGAAATACCACCCACGGCAATTCTACATACCCTGTCAAGTAGagtaatcaattaatataatctcagttacatatatgtacatatataattaatgaaacaacaaataattttatttaaatacatattagggtttcattttttttaattcgtgtgactttactcaaaattttttctcataattaaAAGAACGCACGGCGATGCGACACGTAATGTCATATTAAGGtacacacacccacacactAAAATTTGTGAGGTCTTAATGACTGTGTATTATACAAACAAGTCTTTCAAGCATCaacgaaattaaataaatagtacatatatattgtggGCGTAATTTAGGCCGTGGGCAAAAGTTAGGAGCATGACCTTATAAGTATTCAGTAATAGATGTCACCGTAATAAATCAGTAAACAGCGAGACTGCACATtaggaataaattttatgtccatagtaaatttacttataaaatttcgggAGCATTGGAGATTAAATAGACTCCGTATTGTAAATAATCTCGAGTCACGGAAGTGGAAGTTAATATTCTGCTGTGCCAAGGGTTGAACCAAACAACATAAAGCCTTTTTTTTGAAGGCTTAATATTTGAACCATAGACAGAGGGAGACAGTGATGGAACAGGAATAGGGACAGAAATGGACTCACACCCATGCTCAAGTATGAAGAGGAAACCGATTATCGTTGGTGAAGTTTCGTCCAGATGTTGTCTTGATGCCCGCTCCTATGCATACCGGAAGCCGGTGCCTACAAGCATAGCCAAGTCATCACGAGTAGGGAACTCAtcatgtattcatgtttgtgtgtgtgaaaATATGTGATGGTTGTACGTGGATCAACATCTTAACGTCTTGACACTGTTTATGTTGTGTATACTCAAGTGTGATGACTGTAAAACTGCGGATGAGTGTAAGAGCGTGTGTAAAGTCCATGTGATTACCACGAAAGGAGGCCCCAGGTTGACAGGAAATGGTTCGAGATAAGATAATTACGTCCCTCGCCTCTCTTGCATCCGGAGTCGTATAGTAGCTTTCTTTGCCACTATCCTACACCACCGCGATATGCCGTTTAGTTTGACTTTTATAAAGCCTTCTTTATATTCCACTTAGACaggtatatatatgtgtatacatatgtacatacatGTAAAAGAAAAACATATACGTAGACATATGTATGTacgcaaaataaaaaagaaggatatataaaagtaaacGATAAAAATGATGCAGAGCTTTGCTTCCTTTGATATGTATCTATATCGAGAGAGGCTTTTACCATGTGTACATCCGCTCTCAATTTACAATTgtttcttcattattttttattattattattaaaaataatatttaccacAATTGTTGTCTTGGAGTAatctgttattatttttttttctttccatgaccataataatatttataaacacgAGATtgtagtttattatttaattaattaattagtttactTGGTAATAGAAAAGAGAGGATGTAGTCATTAtttatgatcttgaagttagcaggcAATTACAATGTAGCAattatcggattttttttttaaatcaatagaaAATTAAGAAAGCTACACGGAGACAtttattcttgtttgaaatgatATGGTGTcataaactgtaaaaaaaaaggggtaggtgttaaaattttcggtgttaaatttcaacaccgaaagcggtgttaaaataatgccggtgccggtgtaaatattctttaccggtgttaaaaaaattttccggtgttaaaatattttttcactgttgaaaatatttaactttgtgaatatttttactcattCGATCACTGGAGttaaacagtatttttattaattaattaaattattggtgattgaaatggtgggcgtaaaatattatttttgtaaattatttactctattcatttataattttgaatttgtctgttgtctgctacattcacactcatttttttttatatgtaatacatttttttttctactttctatacgtgaaatatttttcacacCGATTCTACACCGCCAAATTTCATCACTTTCACTGGTGTCATTTCAGTTTAACACTACGCGGTGTTAAactgagtccatttttaacaccgctctttttacagtagTAAAGCTGGACCATGATGGCCACCTGACGGAAATCGAAATAAACacatggaaaaattactatagccatagtttattcaaatttttcccggTGGTCAACATGGTCTTGCTTCACTATATGACACctagcatttcaaaaaaaaatttctccgtctataggtgcaatttttcaaataattttttttttcacaatttatcttttttaaaaaaattcaaaaattattagacgtctgctaatataaatttcattttttataaacacgAGATCACCCGCTCGGCATGAGTGTCAAGAAGACATCTTATTGGTATCATAaagttatctaaaaaattatgttatcTCTctgatatcaaaaatatacCTTTCTGACATTCATGCCGAGCGcgcataatttattattcaattaattaattagttttaattattaatacaaaaGAGAATGTAGAAGTCACTATTTTACTGTTGATTATATTactaactattattattattatcaaaggggtttgataattaattaaatgtttcaGGCGAGCACGTAGTAGgaacaaaattaaatgaaaattgaatgaaataatgaaagtaaaaataatatctctGTACGTGTGGTAGaatatgataatgataatgataataataatgctaaatgttgataataatgaGGATGATGGAAACTGGTGTACAGTAGCATTACCCGGAACGACTTTTCCGTAGAAAGTATCCCAGAATAGCTGAGAGTAACAGCTTTCACGTTTAAAACATGCAATGTCTCATTTTAAGACATGACATGTGAATTCTATTggacaataataaatttatacagaTGCTAGCAGACCGTCTAACTAATCAACCAACACAAATCCAATGTGAATTAATACGCTCTTCCCTCTTGATTGcagtaattgattatttaatatcctaaaattagaattatatatagtatacATTGAGTTCTCCTATAATACTGATATACTGGGAATAGAAcgagttattttatattaatagtcatacatatatatgaacatatcaacagaaaatatgaattttaataggatatataataaaaatagaatatttatttaatactaaaatatcCTTGCGTGgaataaaatcatttaacttttttatttataaattccaGGTCGCGggtttgttttataatatatacatatatttaagcATAAAGTTAAAACGGCTGTATGATGTTAacgtctacaaaaaaatattaaattaaaaaaaaaaattaaagctaaaTCCCAATATAGATGAACGAGAGACGCCTCTGACCTTTCTTGCTACACAACACAACACTGGCAAAATAGACCAGCGATATCAGAGCCCTAACATATATAACATAACATTGATCGTTCGAATCGCCGTGtgatatgtatatgtatatatgtatacataaaaaGTAAGATAAAGATGGTGAGAGAGTGAGATATTAAAGGGAGAGACAGAGATGAAAGCACTAAAGTCATTATAAagacaaaacaaaatatataaaacgtTAAGCTgaaaatagttaataatacTCTTTGAAGTTAATAATACTTGAGctgtatacatttttttttcttttatttattttccctcCCTCATTTTAAAGGATtaattatatgtatacaatgtatgtatgtatgtacataaGATTGTGGCATGGAGTGAACATTAAAGCTCgatttaataatgaatatatatgcTGGTAGACTAAGTACTTAGTATGTACACACGTTTCCTTCGTCAGAGTTTATGTAATGGTGCAACTTGTACCTGTGTAAGAGAACACGGCGTGGGCAGAATGGACGTTAAAGGGGGAATGGAGCACCGAGCAGACGAGATCCATACATGCCATCACCAGCACCAGAGTATATACATATCCAGAGTGTAGTAAAGAGGAGATTAAAAAATGTACCGGAGAATCAGAGGAGGATGAGAGCTACGAGAATCTGAATATGGCTGTCCGGTTGGTTTACTCAATGAGTAAAATCTCTCTCAAAAGTTGTGCGCCCACATTCTATACTCCAGGTTTAGTTATTGTaactatatacatttatattagtCAACCGTAAATCCAGTCGGcttttaatatcattttttttattaagtttttgATTTACTCTTATactctcatatatttttattttttttatttactagatGTACGAGTTACGATAAATGAGAAAAAGAGAGAGGGAATTTaagagtaaaataattatttaaacacaCGTGTATTGAATTGCTTGGTCTGATGATTTGCAACTCGTTCACGCGAGTATCTGTGAACGATGATGTATTACGTAAAATGTTAAATAGAAAAGTGAGATCCGCgggaatataatatttatttttattttatatatgtattgtaTACGTTTGTACAATTGAATATCCACTTCATACGTTATTTCAAGTAATTGAATGAGCTCACATGATATAACTTGAGAGGGAAAGaagataatatttatcaaatagtatattgtgatTTGCTGGCGGAATTTAGGTCTGCAAGGGAGTAGAATATGACTAGAGTAATCGATTGGGTTATTTTCGGATAGATGTCACCAATAGCTCCACGTTTCTCATGTGcatggaaaaattattcttgtttgaaatgctatggtgtAGTAAAGCCAgaccatgttggccacctgACGGAAATTCTAATAAACtcatggaaaaattattatgaccatagtaaaatttccaatggTTACAGTAAGTGTGATATAATGGTGTCACGCTTAAATAAccgaatgacaaaataaccgtatgacaaaataaccgacgacAAAACACACAAAAACCATGATAAAAgggcggttattttgtcattcggttattttgtcgtcggtTATTTTTTCGCGAttattttgtcgcggttattttgtctttgGTTGAACTGTTACGCAACCGATATAATCGCTGTCAATTTTACTTTGGCCATGgtaatttttcgatgtttatttaaatttctgcaGGTGGCTACCATGATTTGGCTTCACTATGACACTATGCACGGAGAAATAATTCTCGTTTAAAATTCCTATGGTGTCGTAGTGAAGCCGGACCATGTTGGTCACCTGacagaaattgaaataaacacatggaaaaattattatgactatagtaaaatttccaatggTTACAATAATTTGTGATATAATCGCTGTCaattttactatggccatagcagtaatttttacatgtgttaatttaaatttctgtagGTGGCTAACATGGCCCGGTTTTACTATGACACCTTAGAACTTCAAACGAGAATAATTACTCCGTATGCTCGTCTTTATAAAACGTACACAGATGACCAAACAGAGTgcactttaaaaattataaatctaaatttttttcgacacttttttctgaaaataagtaaattgtATTGACTTTTCATTAAGACAAGTTCGAGTCAACAGCCGAGAGACAAATCAAGTTCGAGGAACAGAAATTGCAAAAGGATTTTACTACAAGTAATCTAGACTTTGtacaaaaataactaaaaaaaatttataaattattctatCACATTTACTACATACTATTTGCGGTATCTTGCAAATGAAATACTCCGcgattaaaatattatgaattATAGAAGTGGAAGCTATTCTTGCCTTCTACCATGCCGGGAATTACACGaagtaatcatgaaaaaattgatttatttttgaatgaattcaATGTTATAATAGAAAGGAaccgataaaaaatgatgGTGGTTTAGTCCGGGAATCGAACCCATGTCTTTTCGCGTtgatttattactatttatttatgtaattattttaatgtcaataaGTGGTTTGACCAATCTCGactaattgaatatttttattcaaataaaaaagcgAGGGAGTAATATGAGGGGGTGAAAAATTATGCGCGACAGCGCCCACGCTACTACACACGAAACCTCGTCCTGACATAAACTTTAGCTCGTATCCcacgtaaattttttatttttcattcatttctCTTCTGTATCCAagttatcattttatatttttttttatttttccatccTTTCCAGCTCCctcggaatttttttccatgcgTAGGCGGTCGTTTAATGCAATTGCAAAAGTAAATTCCCATCCCAAATTATCGTCTTTTTTACGGATCAAAtaattcgataaaaaattactgtctatttataaattttattgtgtgACTTGCAGACTTtattagtataaaaataaactcaatatttatttatttatttttatactcatattcaattattttttttttttattacgcatgttatatatttattaatataatgaaTGAGAGCTCAGTCAGACAATAACAGGAAAATTTATCACTGTTTGCGgtagataaaaattatgtactTATGAATGTATGAGTGATAAAATCATTGAGTTTATTGATTAACATCGCTcttatcattatcataataAGTTATTATCATCATAGCCTCGTCATatcatatcaattattaattcagCGACCTTGgggagttaaaaattttttttatgaatgaaaCTCGTCAGAGTACACGTGtatttacattattaattacattttgttTCCGGGCTGATAAATTAACTTGCAGGCTCAttagtattaatatttattccgagagtaattaaaactcgagttaattagaataattacatatttagTATATACCCctcataaattattgattaaattataattatatttaaataaaatatatgttatatatttgaaaaaaaaattaacggctATCGGTAAAATAATTTCGGGTTATCAAttagtagtaaaataaataatgttaccGAGCAATGGTAcgggtaaaataaataattttgtacagTACAGAGGGCGGTAATTACGCAAAAATATGTACGAGATTGTTTACAAtgtgatgaaaaataattgaacggcgtcaggtttttttgaaaagtataaaaaatttatataatgtattaatgaaaaaatattttattgatttgacAGTTAATTTGTGGGATAGTAATTATACgtatgtaatttaattgtaataattaaaaacttaaaccttgaaaatatttttttttataaacatacatTGAGGATAAGGTTATAATCCGAGGAAATATATATCCTGATAacacgtaatttatttattgatttcacATTAAGGgatgatattaataaaacgCTAAACTGCAATTATGGACTCTGATGAAACAAATAATTCTAAAGTAagattattgtatttatttatttttattttattatttaatgcttTTTGTCATGCAACCAATCAATAGTTTATTAACTGactaatattttgtttaatttttatgaacatTAAATTACCAGACAAttatgacactgaagttagaagacaattaacaattttcggattttttatttttcgacaaatcaatgacaaaaaaaataaactaaaaatatgcatgtgtagaaaattaaaaaagctataggtgcaattttttttttatcatttatcgtttttaaaaaaatccaaaaattattagaagtctgctgacttcagtatcatagaggttccatgacaactgatccccGACAAGTGATCACACGATAATGAATCCCACAGACAACTGATCCCACTGACAAATTCataaaagaattaattattaattaattactatgacatgagtaattaaaactcactgatgtaaatataaaaagttaaattatgtaaagtagttgttgataaaaatcaattgacaATCAATTGTTGATGGGATCAATTTGTAGGGATCACTTGTCGTGGTATAAAATTGTTGGGATCAGTTGACAGCACACCTATcatagacaattaacaatttttgaattttttttctacgatttaattaaaaaaaaaaataaaataaaaatatgcacatatagacaattaaaaaaactataggtgcaactttttttttttttaatttgtcgtttttgaaagtaatacaaaaattattagacgtcggttaacttcagtaGTATTCACATTtttatgatcctaaagttagcagacaatttaaaaatttttgaatttcttttttcaccaaatcaattacaaaaaaacaaaaaactaaaaatatgcacatgtagaaaatttaaaaaactacaggtgtaattttttcaaatatttttttttttataatttattgtttaaaaaaaaatctaaaaattattagacctcggctaatttcagtatcacatttttatgatcctgaagttagcagacaatttgacagtttttgaattttttttccaacgatttaatttaaaaaaaaaaacaaaataaaaatatgcacatgtagacaattaaaaaaactataggtgcaattttttgaaatattttttttttaatttgtcgttttttaaaaaaatccaaaaattattaaacgtcggctaatttcagtatcatttttatattaatttgagTCTTAATGTAGTTgacaattactaattttttaacttctagaataaaaaaaaaaaatgcgtacTTAGATAATTGAAGAATCAgcacgcgcattttttttaaatttataaattgtctcttGTCTGCTATATTTCcactcattatttttaaaatcttaaagttaccaaaaaattaacaattttcgattttttttatcaacagttctatttaaaaaaaaaaaaaaactaaaaaaatgcacatgcagaaaataaaaaaaactataagtgcaattttttaaatttatcatttttaaataaaatccaaaaattattaaacatcagcaaatttcagtatcattaattttttttttttagaaacccAACACCCGTTACTCCCGTAAGCAGATCGTCACTGACAATGTAGCCAGGAAATTTCTCCAGAACTTCGATCCCCAGAGTAGCGAAAGAGAAAAACGTAAACTCCACCGTCGTCTTTACCCGGGTAGTAAAAAACACATTTTGTATGACGAGTGCGgtatatttatacaaactgGAACAAATATCTGTGACTGTCTCCAGCCAGATTGTTCAGGATGTCATTTCCCATGCTTGAAATGCGGCTCCACCAAGTGCGCTCACGAGTGcaggtaatttatttcaaatgtaTAGATCAACTTTCACAAACAAACacattattcaaatttaaaatttattttcaataggATCCATCGCAGATGGACGTATGATTCAATTGAAAATGAAGGAAGTGacatagttttaaaaaatccagtaATTAAAGACTCTTAGCTCTAAAAccttaatattttaaactgaCCTCTCTCAAAATAAtgcatagaaattttttaaaaataatatttattattaacaatacatgaaatatacattcattttttatttaaaatttcaaaaaatgttttattaatcgtccaagattattttaaatttaaagtcttgatataaataaatttaagttattaattattaaactaaaaaggATTTAATgccttaattaaattattaattattataagttacgcttttaaattaatgctgATAAGCttttacaattatatatgtatatagatgataagtatagatagatatatcatacatatattattGTAAAAGCACAGTGGCAATTTATGAGCACCTACACAAGTAAAAGCTTGCATCCGTCCCATCAACTACCACCCTCTCGTCGGCTATTGATTTTTCATGTCTTCGTAGAGCATTACGACTGGTCGCCGTAGGAACCCAGTGCGCACATATCTGCACACAACGAGAAACGCGCTCGAACCCGGTGTTGTTCCTAGTGGGTGTGCTTCAGAGAGTCCTCGCGACGCGAAATAATAAAACCCACTagcgtgtaaaaattttaaaaaagttaaagaaaaatttttaatttaaatcaaaatattgcgtaaataaaaataaataaaaataattgcggagaaaaaaaagtcattcgTGTAAACCAAAGTGCCGACTGAATTGAGCAAcgaacaacaacaataataaataaaaaaaaaaaaaaagttaatacgGATGTgattaacttttataaataaatatatacagggTAGAAGTGCGTCGACCCAGTGAGGACAGGAGTGGCTGCACTCTTGACTTTTCTCTGTCCTTATTCGCTGGTGCTTCCTACGTATTCTCTTAACCTGCAGGAGCAGCCCCCACGCGCCATAAAGTTACTGGGGGATCCAACCCCCGTAAACTCACTGGAGTATCTAATAGAGTCTGATACCCTTATCAGTTGATACAGATACAGCACATAGGGTTTAGTCCTACATCATTACACCCTTGATGTAACGTGGGTGTTTTACTTCCGTCATCTGTAGACTTAAAGCTCTCGAGACAAAACCAGAGACGCGTTTTCAGTAAACTTGATATTCAAAACACCCGCGCTAATTGAttgagttatttttaaaaaatattgtaatgtGATAAAAGTGGTACAGTCTGTCGCGTTTTAATTTAAGTACTAGTGCTGTCAGGTAATCTCAGTTACAGCCTTGACACTGGTGTAATCCAGACACCAGAGTGAGTCTCATTGAAAGACGATATCAAAATAAACGCGTATTGTTCGGAATTACGAGGGTTGCTTCTGATTACcagcaataataaataaataaatatataaacccTGACAAGGAAGAAATTAGTGGCTATTTCGGAAAACAAGACGTGTTCGGAGTCAGCCAAAATTCTATTGTTATTTTTGAGGGGATAATTATTGAGTTGTACACATTTTTTGTGTGCGTCATCGACTCTGTCGTCACCAGTTCTGTAAGCAACAACAATTACGACCACGACAAGAAAGACCAGGCAGATAAggggaaaaattattataggtTGATATCTTGATTAACTGGCGGAGGAGAGAAGATTATtgggtaaaaatataaaaataaaacgtcaTCAGTGGCGGTAAGATTGCGAGGTGGATTATCGCATGCTCTTGTAGCCTCGTGCGTGAGCACGGGTAAGTGAATAAATAACCAACGTATATAAGGGACCCCGTGACCGGGGGTATAATCAGTCGCGACGGCAGATGTCAGGATGCCGGAACAGAGCAACGACTATAGAGTCGTGGTATTTGGAGCCGGTGGAGTTGGTAAAAGTTCGTTGGTATTACGTTTTGTGAAAGGAACTTTTCGCGAATCTTATATACCAACTATTGAAGACACTTATAGACAGGtacttttttagttttatacttttattacgTTTATACtcgaattaaaaacaaaaaacactGGAAAATATtacattggaaaaattttactggtgaaaaaaattattaaatataggGGAGGAAGGGGCAAGACGGGGTACTTACGGAAatacaaagtaaaaaaataaaattttaattttttggcaaaatggggtaccccgaaaaaggtgaaaaatttctggatattaaataaatttgattaaattaaatttttttgaaagtaatttacatcaaaagaaattaaattttatataattactgggtgcaaaggaagaaaaaaaaaattttaatagtttttatcatgaaccaaaaatatttttcgactgacactcgatttttgaaaaagttcaaaataatgctcaataaatAAGACTTtctttaagaataaaatttttcgatatctcgctcagtttttgagaaaaatggaTTTCGAGAAAAAGGcgattttttcaacaaaatgaaatatttcatagattttaatatcttcaatttttttgtatttttttccggaaagtgcgtttaaagataaaaattttgaaaaaaaaaaacgtctgaatAAGTCCATTCTTcaagaagttatagctatttaaaaaaaagttttatttcttCGAGTTCTACTAGAATTCGCGATCATTTGGTGGCGCCACAAAAATCGTAGACTTCcccaaaagtgattttggattttttaataatcaaactttttttataaaatttttgaggtacccctccctcccctatgtaaaataaaactttgaaatccatattttttgtaaaaaaaattacaacattTTCGGTCTGAATTTGAATCTAATTTCcaagtaacaaattttttctcaataaatatcagaacttattaaaaaaattaatccctCATTCTTATTGATTACTTTTCACTCATgtacaaaataacaaaagtcaTAAGCCACGAAAATTCGATgactaataataaaatctgCCCACATGAGTAAACCTccagtaaaatttttccggtcgttttatttaatatccacccactcatacattttattattaatttttaccatcGGAATTACTGTTAATATTCATACTCAAATtacaaacttttatttgaactcATATATTCATAGCTCTAAATAACTCgctgatttatatttatatttatatttaatgtacttatgaatatatttatgaagCAGCAGAGTGTCAGAGGGAGTATAAAAACTTTTAGTCCCGTTTATTCATAATTCAATGCTACGGGACAGGGAAAATATTTAAGGCTGATGACCCGTTGAGGGTCGAAGAACCAAACTCGAGTACTCAAACGAGTCTGCCTGATACTACAATAATGTACAT
This genomic interval from Microplitis mediator isolate UGA2020A chromosome 2, iyMicMedi2.1, whole genome shotgun sequence contains the following:
- the LOC130678408 gene encoding ARL14 effector protein → MDSDETNNSKKPNTRYSRKQIVTDNVARKFLQNFDPQSSEREKRKLHRRLYPGSKKHILYDECGIFIQTGTNICDCLQPDCSGCHFPCLKCGSTKCAHECRIHRRWTYDSIENEGSDIVLKNPVIKDS